The genomic region GCGTTTGGGGTTGGATTTCGTGAGCTTTATAGAAGGTTTCTAAGCTATGACGATCGCCCACAAAACGCCAGTGCCAAGGTTCGTAAGCTACGCCCTGGGGATTGTCTTTAGGAAAGGATAACTCAAAACTATAATAAGGAGCGTTCGCCGCCAACCATTGGAACGCGGCGGTTTTCTCAAAATCTGGACTCAGATGGGTCGCCGGAACGTTCGCATCGCCAATATCGACCGCGTAACCCGTATGGTGTTCGCTGTACCCCGGCGGCGCGCTGACTTCGGCCCGTTCCCTAGCGATTTGTCCGCGTTGGGCTTTAATGTCGAAAAATAAGTATTGCTGGTCTTCTACGGTGCGAAAACCGGAGATTACCGCTAAATAAATCCCTTGAGCTGCGGCGTCCGCCTTCATTTGCAAGAACGCACGGGCAGCAGCACGGCGCATTTTGATGCTTCCGTCTCCTGTAATCGGCTCCAATTGTTCGAGGGGCGCCTGTTCGTAAGGTAAATGTCCGAGAACGTTTTCACCGTCGAGGGAGTTTTCGGGCGCCTCTGGGGAGGGAGAATCGGACGGCGCCGAGGGGGTGGCGGGGTCTGAGAAATTGCTATTGGGGGCGATCGCGGTTTCCCGGGGGGTTTGGGCGGCTAAGATGAACCAGAGTCCCGAAGCGAGGGCGATCGCCCCGGCGCCCGCGAAAACGACGATCGCACCGAGGGGCTTTGAGGTCGATGGTGCTGGCGCTTCAGGGGTATCGCGAACCGCTTGGGGAATATCCTCGCCGATTCCGGCGGAGGCATTGGACGGGTTTCCTGACAAACCAACCTTATTCAAGGGAGTCACTCCTACGTGTAAAATCCAGCTTGCACTGTTAAAGATTTTAACGGTCTCGGACCGTTTCATCCGGTTTGTGAACCCGCGCCATCGGATCGAGTGCGATCGGGCCGTCATCCCTACGGACGGATAGACTGGGTTAATCTGTATTCATTTCTATTACTTTCTCGGGTTGAGTCTCGATCGTTTGCCTTAGATCCGAACGGTTGACAAAGCCGGAAGTCGCCGGGAAGATCGCTGCGTCCTCGAAGATCGCGCGATCGCGACCTTTACCCATTGATGCGATCGATGGTTCCCCTCGACTACCCCGCAGATTATTGACAATTATTTGTTGTCTCGATAAAATTTGGTAGCGTCCGAAGGTTTTTCCAGAACGCCCCCTACAAATCAAAAATTAGATCTAAAGAATTGCCAATTTTACTTGACAAAATTAAAATCGTTTTTTTTGGAATTTGACAGTCAAGTAACAGGAAAAGACGGCGATCGCCTTCAAGGTCGATTGTCGGGTTGTTGTTGCGCTTATTTAAGGGGCGATCGCAAAAGATCCCTTAAAAACTGAACGAGTCATGTTCTTGCTCAAACTTCAATCATTTTACCACTCGGCATTTCAATATGCCAGACAACATAAGTGGTCGGTTTCTTATGGAATTTCTCTGATTTTGACCCTAGGGGCGATCGCCATTTTAATCCCCGAATATTATTGGGGAAGACCTTCCCAGCGCGAACAATATTCGAGCAAATCCATCGATTCGCGACCTATCCGTACCGTCGCCGATTTCAATCGTTACCGAGCCAAAATTGACCGATTGTGTCAGCTTCCCAAAGAGATTCGAGCGGAAAAAGGCTATACCTGGTGTCCGCCCGATGGCCAACTACAATATATTCCCACAGGTTTTTTTATCCAGTCGATTGACTTTATCAATAGTAGTGACGTTCACGTTACGGGTTATATCTGGCAAAAAACACCCGAGGGTGTGGTAGCCTCCGAGAACGAGGAATCGACTTGTAAATTTATCTTTCCCGATACGGTGTATTCTCCGG from Oxynema aestuarii AP17 harbors:
- a CDS encoding M15 family metallopeptidase; translation: MNKVGLSGNPSNASAGIGEDIPQAVRDTPEAPAPSTSKPLGAIVVFAGAGAIALASGLWFILAAQTPRETAIAPNSNFSDPATPSAPSDSPSPEAPENSLDGENVLGHLPYEQAPLEQLEPITGDGSIKMRRAAARAFLQMKADAAAQGIYLAVISGFRTVEDQQYLFFDIKAQRGQIARERAEVSAPPGYSEHHTGYAVDIGDANVPATHLSPDFEKTAAFQWLAANAPYYSFELSFPKDNPQGVAYEPWHWRFVGDRHSLETFYKAHEIQPQTP